The Kaustia mangrovi genome has a segment encoding these proteins:
- the ftsW gene encoding putative lipid II flippase FtsW: MSLISRKDRGLIANWWFTIDRLLLTALLILVALGAMLSMAASPPVAERLGVDPFFFFRRHVVYMVLAAIVLVATSFLNPRQARRICLVALIAGIGLMMLALAVGPEVKGARRWLDIGPLSIQPSEFVKPAFIVLTAWLFAENRLRPDMPGVLIAGGMLATVLGLLILQPDYGQTILVGAVWAELLFLTGISWTLIAGLGGAAIGGLFFAYTSVSHFASRIDRFLNPEAGDTYQVDTAIQAFEHGGLFGVGPGSGTVKSILPDAHSDFVFAVAGEEFGLIACLILLGLFAFVVVRGLRHGLRAHDPFIALAVVGLVSIFGFQAAINMAVNVSLLPAKGMTLPFISYGGSSLISMAFAMGLVVGLTRRRPAGFAPPRAGLVGATA; the protein is encoded by the coding sequence ATGAGCCTCATCAGCCGGAAGGATCGCGGCCTCATCGCAAACTGGTGGTTCACCATCGACCGCCTGTTGCTGACCGCGCTGCTCATCCTCGTCGCGCTCGGCGCCATGCTGTCCATGGCGGCCAGCCCGCCGGTCGCCGAGCGCCTCGGTGTCGATCCCTTCTTCTTCTTCCGGCGCCATGTGGTCTACATGGTGCTGGCGGCCATCGTGCTGGTCGCCACCTCCTTCCTGAACCCCAGGCAGGCGCGGCGCATCTGCCTGGTGGCGCTGATCGCCGGCATCGGGCTGATGATGCTCGCGCTGGCCGTCGGGCCGGAGGTGAAGGGCGCGCGGCGCTGGCTCGATATCGGCCCGCTGTCGATCCAGCCGTCGGAATTCGTGAAGCCCGCCTTCATCGTGCTCACCGCCTGGCTGTTCGCGGAGAACCGCCTGCGCCCCGACATGCCGGGCGTCCTGATCGCGGGTGGCATGCTGGCGACCGTGCTCGGCCTCCTGATCCTGCAGCCCGACTATGGCCAGACCATTCTCGTCGGCGCGGTGTGGGCGGAGCTCCTGTTCCTGACCGGCATCTCCTGGACGCTCATCGCGGGGCTCGGCGGTGCGGCGATCGGCGGGCTCTTCTTCGCCTATACGTCGGTCAGCCACTTCGCCTCGCGCATCGACCGGTTCCTCAACCCGGAGGCCGGCGACACCTATCAGGTGGACACCGCCATCCAGGCCTTCGAGCATGGCGGGCTGTTCGGCGTCGGGCCGGGCAGCGGCACGGTGAAGAGCATCCTGCCCGATGCCCATTCCGACTTCGTCTTCGCGGTCGCGGGCGAGGAGTTCGGGCTCATCGCCTGCCTCATCCTGCTCGGCCTGTTCGCCTTCGTTGTGGTCAGGGGCCTGCGTCACGGGCTGCGCGCGCACGATCCGTTCATCGCGCTGGCGGTCGTCGGGCTCGTGTCGATCTTCGGCTTCCAGGCGGCGATCAACATGGCGGTCAACGTGTCGCTCCTGCCGGCCAAGGGCATGACGCTGCCCTTCATCTCCTATGGCGGCTCCTCGCTCATCTCCATGGCCTTCGCCATGGGTCTCGTCGTCGGGTTGACGCGGCGGCGGCCGGCCGGCTTCGCGCCACCGCGCGCGGGCCTCGTGGGCGCGACGGCATGA